Within Runella rosea, the genomic segment AAAGAAAAGTCTTTACTAACTCACACTATCAAAAAACTAGGTTTTACACCACAAGGTAAAATGTGGGTAGAACTCTTAGACGGTCGTAGAATTGTAACGCCTTTAACCCCGTTTCCTTCCATAGAAAAACTATCTGCCCAACAGCGTAAAGCATGGCAGATTATTGACGGGGTTATGTTCTCATTTGTGGATTGTGATGAGGTTTACCATGTGTCGCAGCTACTCATAAAAGATGAGTAAGCCGTGTTTTGTATTATAATTAATATGTTAAAATAAAAAAAACAATGCAACCTATACCATTTGAATTAACATTGGATGAGCTTCGAGAGATTTCAACTCTTTATCCTAATATAGAAAAAAATAGTCATGTAGGGCATTGGGCCGTTTATATTGTTAGAAAATATTATCTGTCATTAGATTCTAACGCTACATTCACAAATGGTAAAAACGGTGCTGACATCGAAGTTAACTATCTAGGGAAAACCGAGTCTTTTGAAATAAAAGGAACAAATGATAAAGGCTTGGGATGGGGAAAACTAAAAGTCTCTAGTTTACCATGTTATAACGCTCTGGTTAATGGGATGAAAATAATACGGGTCAGCAATATTGGAAATCCTAATGTAACCTTACATTTTTTAGAATATAATAAGGATTTTACTTTAGAAGTAGAAGCACGTTGGACAATAAAGCCAGTAATTAAAGCGAAAGCAGGGAGGCCAAAAACACATATTAAATTAATTCTGTAACCTCGTTTGGATTAAAAAGATTAATTACCACATATCGCAGCTACATAGTAAACACAAGTGAACCCGTTTTGTAGTACGGTTTACAGTACAATAAGTTCATTGTACTAATTATTAATTAAATTGCTGATATACAGTCAGTTGATTGAATTTTGTACTTTGTATATCTTAGTCTGTTAAATCAAAATTTAGTACGTTTTACAGTACGCTGTTTAGATTTTAGTCTATAAGTGCCTGATAATCAATAAAGGGTTCGATTCCCCTATGGGTCACAAAATCGCTCTGCGGAAACGCTAAAAGCCTCAAAACCAAGTGTTTTGGGGCTTTTTACTTTTTAGCCTTTTTTGTAAAATGAGGCGCAATCCGAAAAATAGTAAACTCATTTTTTCAAAAATATCATCTCAGCATTTTACAAAACCCGTCTTCCACTTCTTCTATCCGGTAGAAAGTTTACTCTTTTGCGCCATTTCGGGTATAGCCGTTTTGTTGTTGTTGTTTTAATAAAGCTTGCAGATTAGCCGCAACTTTCGGATATGTCTCCATTAAGTTATTCGTTTCCGCTGGATCATTTTCAAGGTCATACAGTTGAGTGGGCAAAGCAGGATTTCTATGATTAGCTGGCCCTTTTGACCAGCCACCGCTGCCAGCACCGTCAATATATTTCCACTTTCCCGACCTAATGGCAAACATTCCATCAATCGAATGATGAATAATACTTTGTCGTACGGGCTTTTGGGCGGGCGAGGTTGTAAGGAGTTTGGAGAGGTCAAAGCTGTCCTGACCTGCATTTGATGGTAGCGACTGATTGGTGAGAGAAGCAAACGTAGCCATCAAATCAGTGAGGCAGATGGTGTGGTCAATGGTACGGGTTTTATGGATTACTTGTGGCCAACTGACAAGAAAAGGAACCCGGTGACCGCCTTCCCAAACATCCGACTTTTGGCCTCTGTACCCATAGTTTGCCCGATGCTTGGGGAATTTCTCCTTGTCGCCTGGCTTCCAGTCTGCTCCGTTGTCGGATGTGAAGATAACAAGGGTGTTTTCTTTTAATCCCAACGCTTCCAGTTTCGCCAACATCTTTCCCACTACAAAATCGGTGTGCATCACGAAGTCCCCGTAAATACCCGCGTTGGATTTCCCCCGAAACTCCCCTGACGGAACCCATGGGGTATGAGGGCTCGTCAAGGGTAAATACAGAAAAAAGGGCTTTTTCTGCTTACTCATTTCGGTCATGTATTGCTGCGCTTTTTGCCCCAAAATATCCAAAGTATTTTCTACGTTAAAGCCTTTTCCAGCGGGCCCCGTTCTCCAA encodes:
- a CDS encoding DUF2442 domain-containing protein, which encodes MRENNIMNAAQGLYELYKALPKKVQREIKKLIANDKEKSLLTHTIKKLGFTPQGKMWVELLDGRRIVTPLTPFPSIEKLSAQQRKAWQIIDGVMFSFVDCDEVYHVSQLLIKDE
- a CDS encoding sulfatase family protein codes for the protein MKFGNSVFLSSWALIGLLGFRSYFSSNETSQGEKSASALPNIVVILADDLGYGDLQCYNPDSQIPTPHLNQLSQTGIRFTDAHSGSSVCYPTRYGLLTGRYAFRSPLKKGVLGGFSPPLIENERFTIADLLKNAGYQTAVVGKWHLGLAWPHQNGAMLPPRSEPDVWPTGDGLNIQADLTQGPNDLGFDYSYIIPSSLDIPPYLYLENGKPTEREIVELAGNNEPRGIFWRTGPAGKGFNVENTLDILGQKAQQYMTEMSKQKKPFFLYLPLTSPHTPWVPSGEFRGKSNAGIYGDFVMHTDFVVGKMLAKLEALGLKENTLVIFTSDNGADWKPGDKEKFPKHRANYGYRGQKSDVWEGGHRVPFLVSWPQVIHKTRTIDHTICLTDLMATFASLTNQSLPSNAGQDSFDLSKLLTTSPAQKPVRQSIIHHSIDGMFAIRSGKWKYIDGAGSGGWSKGPANHRNPALPTQLYDLENDPAETNNLMETYPKVAANLQALLKQQQQNGYTRNGAKE